The genomic interval CAGTAATTGGGGAAAGATGGTTTGAAGTAGTTTGTGTGGCAAGAAAGGACTCTACGGTAGTTGTTGGGGCAATACTAGACCCTGAGGTAATTAAAGAGGAAAGTatagggtaagggttagtatTTGTCACATGGGTAGCTGAGGGAATATTTGTGAAAGCAGACACCAGTGACAAGGTAGGAGAAGGGGCAGGTGAATACGTTCTCTGCCCTCCAGTCTCTGTAATAAGAGAGCCTTTGGTACTTTGCTGGCTCTTAGAAGGTCCAGGGGTAGTcacaggaaaaatatttttattggacAGGGGCAGGATCGGACAGCTGGGGGCATCTTGAGGAATAGGGCAAGGTCCGAGGCGGCAGAGAGGTTGGTGTTGCTCCAAGGTAACTGTGTAATGCTGGAACTCTCTTCGTAGACCAGCAATCTCTTTCTCCAGAGCTGAGTTACAACACTCCAGGGTCTGTAGCTCCtgcagtaagagagagagagcagagggagagaattTTGGCATGAAGAGGTGAGAAACATttaggtttaaaataaaatcagttttcatttcatttaaagagagagaaaaacttTAAAATATTTGAGAAATAATTTTCCCAAAGTGGTTGATATCCACCTGACCCATCTTTCGCTATTTCTATCTGTAGCGGTGATTCCCTAGAAAAGGTACTAGCATTAATGCATCCCTAGATATCGTTTGAAAATACCACGATTTCATATATATGGTACACAAATCAAAGCTATGAGCTTTAGGTCTGTATTACGGTAAGAACTTTTTGCCCTCTTATCTTACCTTCTAATCCCCTGTAATACAGATCAGTCCAtaggtatttggacagtgaaaaaaaaaattatttaggcTCTGTACTCAAGCACACACGATTtgaaacatatacagtggggagaacaagtatttggctgagtgctacagcgcaaccatgaggagtatgggtaccatgatGGCCAAGGTCCTTCAGAGCGTTTTGAagcgttttgaaccagaggggatCGAGCTATGGACCTGTGAAAATGGTAcctggtcccctaataataataaaactaacaAAACCAATAGGGTACCAGTACCTATGTCACGGTGCGATGAGCAGCAGGGCCGCCGTGCCAGATATTCTCAGTTTCCcatcacacacaaatgcatcccggacttgttctgTGTCACATGTCTATTATCGTTCATACCAGGTCCCTGttagctaatttgtatgtgtttaaatgttatatataagTTATAGTTTTCCGTTCGTTGTTTCGGTTTTCTTGTTTGTTGAATAAACCCACAAATGCGATAtatgcctgcacctggttccttgctcacGAAACACCACACGAAGAgtgacagaatgatccaccaaaactggaaccagcaggctacGATGGAGGAAGATAACCTGTGGAATCGCCGCCTCCTCGAGTGCATGCTCGGCACGTTTCTCTACTGAGACCTGGAGCGGGAAGCTCCCTTTACCGTGGAGCGCGTCGAGCGCGTACTCGGGGAGGCGTGCAGACAACGGGCCATCACAAGCACtaaggagctgctggcccggtaCCCATTCCGTCTGCGGAGGGACCTCTTCCCTTCGTCGGGGAGAGCCCAGCCGAAAAGGGCAGCACAGCACTCGAGGGCAAggtgcccaacacctggtccgCAGTCCTCCACAGAACCGAGGCCTCCCCAGAAATGTTTTAGGGGGAGGCTATGGGGGTGCCCGAGGAGGGTCGTGACGGCACCTCCTCTACGTCCAGTGTCTGCGCCATGGCGCCGACTGttccctgctgcccgggagccgcagccagcgccccctgctgtccgggagctgcagccagcacTCCCTGCTGCACAgaagcggcagccagcgcctcctacctag from Esox lucius isolate fEsoLuc1 chromosome 24, fEsoLuc1.pri, whole genome shotgun sequence carries:
- the batf2 gene encoding basic leucine zipper transcriptional factor ATF-like 2, coding for MVFLLTDMSPEGSFMDSRSECSGASISGEDCPRISFSASISGEDCPSPSESERGKKGRSVDQSGKKRAKNRDSARKSRKKQTERADILHQELQTLECCNSALEKEIAGLRREFQHYTVTLEQHQPLCRLGPCPIPQDAPSCPILPLSNKNIFPVTTPGPSKSQQSTKGSLITETGGQRTYSPAPSPTLSLVSAFTNIPSATHVTNTNPYPILSSLITSGSSIAPTTTVESFLATQTTSNHLSPITDTGPHLASSTLSSLPMTCQVTQYPLTLLTSANEHPVELSLSDILDSPDWLCAPESTTWCRF